Sequence from the Sander lucioperca isolate FBNREF2018 chromosome 16, SLUC_FBN_1.2, whole genome shotgun sequence genome:
TATATAGTGGCATCAACTGCACAATCGGATAATAAAACATGGTTCACTTTCCATTCTGATAATGGTGATGTAGCTAGGAATTAATAAATACACATGCTTTTGCATATAGCAGAAGAGTGGTGCAATTATTTTGATTAGTATCTGCAGCTAATGTGTATTCAGACTGAGCTCATCTCTGTGTTTGCTCTGACAGTGTGCAGCCACTGAAGAGTCCATCACTTTTACACTTCATCTAATCACTTAAAAGGGACCATGCACAACATGTAAAATCATAATCAAATGATTCACTGCAAATCTGACAGACTTAGCTAAAAGGTTATGGCCAGGTCAGGCAGATGCTGGAGAAAAGAAAATACCAAGGGAATGACAAAGTATTTGTGATGTATAagttttatgttgtgttttactttattaaaagATTGCTAAGGAAGTTGTTCCCTTCTCAGATTGGTTTAATATTGGACATTTTCAGTGGTATCTTCTGCAtttcagaaaagaaaaacaaaacaagaaagaagTCTGACGAAATAAACCCAAACTGTGTAGCAgtgatgtttttgtttctttcttataTTATCTATCTCAGATTGGCCTTTAGGAGGTCCATACCCCCATGTTTGGAACCTCTGATTTATTGTATTGAGTGAAGTAGCCAGATAATGGCAAACAGAAAGCATCAGTTAGATTGATGTTTACTTAAATTCACTTAAAGCACTAATCTGGAGGTGGTTACAGGTAACtgttcaggctgttctcatccACTGTTCGCACTCATACCTCCAAAAAGTAACGCATCATTTCATTTGTATATAACCAACGTAATTAGGCGTCCAGGACTGCGTCAAGGAGAAAATCAGACGACGTAGACATTGCGCCTCATATTGACATTCTGCATACCTGGTAATTATCTCCTTTGTGATAGAGATAATTGTACACATTAGAGCTAAGAAACCAGAACTGGTTAGGGACTTGGATCTGGTCCACACAGTGTTTCATAACATCTTTCACATGTAGGCAACACATGCTGATCCAACCCATCATATACGcacgcttggtcaggacccctCGGTGTCACTTTTTAAACGCACTGGGTAGCCTACCCCTTAAGCGCCCTATGCAGGGCAGGGCTGCCTCTAAGGAGGAAGTCAGGTGACGTAGTATAAAGAGCAACAAAGTACACTTAGGGacgaggtcggggtggatggatgggtcaaacaaacacataacTTTCACCCAGAAGGCCGCTGTTTGTGTTCCATGTGAAAGAAAACGTCAACGTTAGCAAATTATAATTGACTTGTTATACTTAACTAACGTTGGGTACTTATGTTACGTAACAAATGcgcttattttaacccaaaccgcaatctttttttaaacctaacCAAAGGGCTAAGGGAACTGTTAGCCCCTGGCTAAGAAAGCGTTGACACTGGCACAATCCTGGCCAGTCCAAGTGGGCTAACCCCGACTTTAGCCCAGGGCTTGCTGGCCCTGTTCTGATGCAGGGTTAGGCAAAACGTTGACAGTGTGAAACGGGGAAAAGTAAATGTGTTCGTGTTCCATCTGACATTTAACCTCGGGCTAGtaaaagtgcagtgtgaatCTTATAGCGCTGGGCTTAGGTTAACCCGTggttaacaatgtgtgtgtaagCCCAGGGTCAAATCTTAGCCCAGGGCTAAAAGAGGCAGTGTGAAAAGCATTTAACAGGGTTTTTACAGCAGGGATCGCTCATGTTGCTGGAGATTCATACTTTGTAAAATATATCATACTAAAACTGTTTTAACAGCATTTAGATGGCTATATTTTCAACATGTAGTGAGGAGCTGCTTCACCAGAACAGTTATGTAACTTAGACTTCTAAAAGACTTTCACTTTTCAACCAAATCTAGCAGTTTTAATCTTAGATGCCTACCTGCAAATCACTAATATTTGGAAGCCAGAAAcacttaatgtaaaaaaaagaaagaaaaagaaacagcactgtgtgtgtgtgtgtgtgtgtgtgtgtgtgtgtgtgtgtgtgtgtgtgtgtgtgtgtgtgtgtgtgtgtgtgcgtgtgtgtgtgtgtgtgtgcgtgtgtgtgtgtgtgtgtgtgtgtgtgtgtgtgtggctgaagGTTTTTTCTGTACAAATATCGAAAAAGTCGGCCTTTTTAAAGCAGAAGCTGTGAGCAGCTCAGAGCAAAAGAAATCTGTGGCGTGTTGTTGCTCTGAAAAAGTTTAAATGGTTCACAACAGGAAATCTTTATTGGGCTCAGGTCATTTCTTCTTTCCACCGCTACAAAGACTGAAGCTGCTGTGTTTTGTCAGACTGttgcgtgtgagtgtgtctgatatcatttccttttttttattcgATAATTCTTTGACACAAACAATTCTTCATTATTTACTTGTGATACTTTTTACTGTTGATATGCAAACTTTTACATAATAGTGTTGTAATGCAGGCTAACACTGGGATAGTTATTCTAATGTTTAATCAGATAAGTTCCCACCGTATGTAGCTCACACAGCGGTTGGAGGTTTGTGGTTGTTTGACACAGATCTGGGGCccgagttgatttaccctgagatgggcaACTCTGAGTTTTTGGGTTCCAGAACAACtaatttgagttggttcaatcagctcagagtaggttcactcagagttagtgcaaatgtctttgcacaccagaaacgtgtcttgaCATGGCACTGCTGCTGTAGCcatacatgtatgtttcccattgataaactgcactcaagcagtagtataggCCTACTTCatgataaacataaatatatactgatttgattacagaaAAGACaatgtcggcagtattgacggcaaaatcggctacagaatattttgttctgtattgacaggtgcaatattttaaaatcgataattagttattttttaaaattacatttatatctgtatTTATGTTAAACTCTAGAGACTtttaaacatcaaaatgtaatttatttaatgtattcgtgacaaaatgacataaacatcttgtcctattctattttgaatggaaacgcttccataaggtaaggttatgtaggccacataactgatagactgggaagaaaaatgataccgctcaaataggtagatctggaaatgaaaatgaatgaaactcaaggtttcttgaagaaaacctgctcctgaccaggttaggttcacagactcagttaccatagtaactgactctgaggttaagttacttcgctttctgaaacgggctggagttacccttctctctcaggtttaaataacctccctttctgaaacagaaaacccagagtttccctcatctcagggttaacaaactcagagtttgttaaccctgggattaaaaatgttttttttctgtggtaTTTTAATGCACTTCCTCTCAACGTGCATAGCACAGAACAATGTCCACAGATAACAGCTacagtttgtctctgtgtttctgactttctgttattttaaaatagggaccgattatcggccctgtATCGGTCGACCCCTATTCGACTCAGTCTCGTTCCTCTGTCCAGATAATTGAAACTTCCTCAAACAGATAGATTATGTCAGCGATGTTACGTATTCCATGTCtgagctgcagcagctgcttCAGAGAGCTggcacctttttttttgttctaacCCTTCTGTTGTCCTCGAGTTTCAAAATctgtatcagaaatatgggtttctttttaaccaaattaccccaaataacatggatggttccctacaacgctcttcgcTAGTACAATTTTGAATGAATTGAATTttgagtgttttattcaattttatagcatttaaaaaaatgtaaatggtttaaacagtatcctgactaaagtTCGACATACACCAGTCTCtaattatccatcaacatacattGATTTAattttagtcaaaataattcataagttcagcttttttaactaaaacattaggtataatttcatacAAACgaagtttattgaccatgaattccaaaaataagtgtgaaACTATATTAGTTAGAAGTTGGTGGTAGTGAAAAaatgtgtcgaaaaaagcgacaaaaactttgaaaaaaagggacaaacacgtcagaaaaagtgtcaaagccatcgaaaaaagtgttcattttctattttgacccaagaggacatggtcggcggaaagacaacacaagggctaatTCATGCAACAACTTATTAACCAACTTATTTAAAAGAGCAATTATAAGAAAAATGATAGCTCAAACTTTCTTTAAATCTTAGTTAGATTTTACAGAGCGACATCCTGGTTTCAATTGGATACACACACTATTATCACTGACATTTTGGGTGTTTTCCCTTGTTTGACTTTAGACAGAACCTGTCTCAGGAATAAAGGGAGTTGGTACTGAAATGAAAAACACCTGTGGCTAATAAAAGGTGCAGGACATGATCTCAACAAGCTTCACAGAGCTTCTTTTCATGTCATGTCTCGAGAAGTCAAGCTTGTGGTTTATCGCTGGTACACCAcatcacacgtgtgtgtgtgtgtgtgtgtgtgtgtgtgtgtgtgtgtgtgacgtatgaaagaaaaagagtttgattcaaaataaattgaactttattttttattgtttgcaTGTGTCATGTGTTTTGCTTCAATTACAAATGCGCGGTTTTTAAATGTTGGACCTGCAGCTGATGTTGTGCAGCAGTTTTATTAGAATAGCAGTAGAAAAGTATTCAGTTCACCCCCTGGAACTGATGAGTATCTTTCACTCAAACATGGAAGAAAGATAAGACTACTCAGAAAAATGACCGAGAGTGGCCGAAAGTGATAAACAACAGAAGAGACCTGCGTAATGTTATCTAATGAATTATATTcttttcacataaaaaaaacttgtgtAGGAAatgtctcctgggtgaaaagtcctgtgtttgttttactcatccaccaccccaacctgcctcttTATATTTGTTACTTTATGTTAgacttaaaggcatactatgtaacttttctctcttcggtccccctacaggttgtctcattgaaACTACAGCTCGCGCAGCTGTACTTctaatgagacaacctgtagggggactgaagagggaaaagatacatagtatgcctttaaatacaataaaacattaGCTTAATACAAAAGAAATCACATAAAACTATATATAAGACACACAACATTTAACAGGAAACAGAGTGTAAACATGTCATTTTCACAcccataattgtattttaagccAACACCCatacccactcacacacacacacacacacacacacacacacacacacacacacgcactctgACATGTGCAATTGTATACAGACACCTTGGCACCTTCTCAGACACTGAAGCACAATGACTCATCTGactcgtcacacacacacacacagtttatccACAAACACAACATTCCTACCATTTACTAATGTCTATTTTCATAGCATCATATGCATATTAAAGCTAGTGATCGGAAAAGATTACTCGTTTGAGAGAGGTGTTTCTTGCCCCTCATGTTTCACTAAGACTTCTTGAGTGTTTTTTGCATGTCAGTAAAAGAGGAAGTAACCCAAAACCAGGcacttttaacccttgtgttgtcctctggGTCACCGAAgctcaacgccaggccaatacaaaacgtcaaataaactggacgggtcccggtgacccgaaggacaacacaagggttaaaccgGCTTCGAAATTAGAGACTATCTATAGTTGACCAGGAACCTGGGTTTAGTCTCCTCACTGCTGCAAGATGAgagaaaacaggaaggaaacacaGAGTTGTCTTTGTAATAAACAATTTGAATATTTTACTACATAAATATGATATTTTGTTTGACCTTTCTGACAGACCAGCATTCTACAGCTAGCTGGtattaaaatacattgtgttaaagtgcccatattatgaaaaaatcactttttctgggatttggggtgttattttgtgtctctggtgcttccacacacatacaaactttgaaaaaaatccatccatgctgtttagagtgagatacggttcctgaatgtgtcctgccttcagtctctgggtgagctgttcaaaatcggcacggcttgtgacgtcacaagccgaaacgagcaggctaaccgcaaccattagctcgtagcgttagcatactaacactatggctaacgctagcatgctaacgctagcatgctaacgctagcatgctacctcgttctcaatagcaaagcactgctacaacacacaagttcaccataatctacaaaagaactacttacatgtgcgccctcatttagaagtctcccagctaatcctgccttgtaactgaccgaagttgtagaaacagcctttcttttactgtctatggagctagctagctgacatgatctacatctgagctactgggcatgtgcagtgcaatcaaagatagtacagaagaagaagaagacaagaggtctcactctgtagctaaaacagagaccaggtgaaaagaggatctgcagcagtgagagagagcactgcagtacaacacaaatatggtgttttttgaaaattaaaccatgtaaacctattctggtacaaccttaaaatacaattatgaacctgaaaatgagcataatatggctgctttaaattaaTAAAGGCTGTGTAGATTATAACAGATGTTAACAGACCGttccccaactcgtcaaataccaGTCCACAGTCCGCGCTTTGTGCGTACGGAGATTTGAAGCAGTGACCCTCCAGTTCCCAAACGTCCACACGGACTGAGCTATGCCGCCCCCAAAATAAACTCATTGTGGCATTTGAAGATGATCAGTACATTTCAAGAAGTTGATGCATGATTCTTGCACTTTTTGGGTTGGTTGAATGCATTTATTGTAAGTAGCTTTGATTCTGCTTTgacataaaaatataatataatttacaAATTAATAACTTCTCCAGTCAGATTAATAATGTGTGTCCTAAAACCACTTATCTTATTGCTTCAAATTACTGTAACTTATGTATTTTAAAAGGGGCAGTAATGATAATTGAAAAAAGTGgactgggattgcctccacatggCTCTCACAGACCAATCCCCAACTTGTCAAATACCGACATTTTGACTAGACTGTGCAAATGTTTTACCCCTTTTCAGGCTCTGCAGAAACaaaactgttcacaaactgtatTTTCATATAGCTTTTAACTAATCCACTTTGACCCCCATATCCTCTTGTTGCATTTTATTCCTCGTTGTGTTAGAGCAGGAGTTATATGATGGGTTACATTTTGATTTCAGTGTATTCTCTGTTTTACAGCCAGACCATGTCTCGCAATGGCTCCCTTTCCATCCTTAAGCTTTCCAAGAATGACCAGGCGACAACTGTGGACGTCGACGCCATCATGGACAACGTCTCCATCGTCCTCTACACTCTGACCGTCGTGCTCGGCATCACAGGGAACTTCATGGTGATCTGGGTGGCCGGGTTCAAGCTCAAGGTGGATTTACAATAGAGTTCCAAATAGGAAAAATTAATGTTTTCCTGAAGCTGACTGTCCCATTAATGTGTTGCTAATCTCCATAAAAAGATATTATTAGcgtgttccatttgtactcaaAGTCTGAAACATTCCCCATGACCTCGGATTTTCAAGCTTGGAACTCAGGCAATCGCCGAAACCCTGtgctaaaaatccaacatggctgctccgtgcatcaacagttgtaaaagctgtagtaacatacaattattagcacttctgtcttatttgtgtctcactaaatcagtcataCACGCAGCGCTGTCCAatttctatctgtggacatgttgttacgctgtttgcatgcacaaaaaaacagtcTAACGCGTTGTTGTAAACTAGCATTGCTAGCAATGGCTAACCTaactagagctaatgaaaacaatgaaaatccgacttgtaaatggaacgcattcaactcgggtgtgacgtcgttcccagcttcggcttccgagttcagaggtaaatggaacgcaccatATGATTTATAAAAGACCAGACCACTGAACACTACATCTGTTTATTATGCTCCATAATTTTCTCTCCAACAAGCCAAAGTCAAGTCAAAGTTCATCTGTTATATGCCTAGTGCATGGGTAACTGAGAGTGATACATGGAGGAGGAAGTTTGCTGGGTGATAATCAGCTCGTgttaaaaaattaacaaaaaaacagtgaTTTCAAAAAAAATTAGGAGTGCGATATTTAAATATAAACTACTGAGCTCATTTCTGCATTCTGAAAACCAACTGTGTGTAACGCATACAGTATGTTATTAAAGCATTCAGCTTATGTACGCTGCCAAAAGTATTATCACACTGTTGGTTCAATGTTTTTACTTTAGTTAATGGTCACAATGGTTTTTGTGCTAACAAAACGAGAAATTCTCCTTTCTGTCTTGATTCCCCTTCCtagttttttacttttaatttcttCTGTTCTCCTTTCTCCTCAGCCAAAAGTCACAAACGTGTGGCTGGTGAATTTGGCGATTGCTGACCTAATCTTCAGCTTCACGCGGGTCTTCTCCCTCATTAAGAAGCTCTTCTTCGACCACTGGCCCTTCGGCATCTTCATCTGCAAGTTCAACGGCTTCTTCAAATACGCCAACATGTTCTGCTCCGTCTTCCTGTTGGCTGTGATCAGTCTGGACCGAGCGCTCTGCGTCTGGCAGCCCGTCTTCACCAAGCGACGGCGCACCCTGTGGGTGGCGAGGGTGGTGGCTGTCTGCGTCTGGAGCACCTCGATCCTCTTCAGCGCTCCGTACTTCGTCCACCGCCAAGTCTACCCGGGGAAGAACAACCTGAGCAAGTGCTCTTTGGAAGTGAAGGAGGCGAAGGGGGGGAGCAGCAGCACTAAACTGGCTCTCTATTTTATCCGCTTCCTGTGCGGCTTCATGTTGCCTTTCATGGTCATCCTCATCTGTTACATCCTGGCCGGATTTGGCATCCGACGCACCCGCCTGTCCGGGAAGTCCCGCCCCCTGCGCATATTAGCATCATTAGTTGTCGCCTTCTTCCTGTGCTGGGCGCCGTACCACTGCCTCCTGCTGGTGAAGATGGTGGACAGTAAGAATGCTGTGGTGAAGATCTGGCACCCGTTGGCGAAGGGCGTCGCCTACTTTAACAGCTGTGTGAACCCACTGTTGTACTTCTGCATGGGGCTGGATGTGAGGGGGCGCTTCAGGCAGAGTTTGGCGGGGGTGTACAAGAGAGCTCTGGCAGACGACGTGGATGGACAGACGACCCAGTCCAACGATCGCTCCTTGGATGACAGCAGCGGGTCGAAACACAGTACGGTCGTGGTGGCAGGAAGGAGTCAGACAATATTGGGTGTAGCTAAAGTCTGAGGTTCTCCCAGAGTTCCTTTGATCATTTATAAAAACCATAACAGCTAGAGAGTTCATTCTTTTTGAAGCAGAAAGCTAACCTTCTGTCTTTCGTGATATTATGTTGCACACTCGTGATGACGTCATCACATTTCGTGACGTCCGGTGCAAATCCGCGTGACACCATTCTTAAAACCATCAAAATGCCTTTTATATTCTGCTCATAGAAAATTAGCATAtctcaaaaatgtttaaataagtTCTGGAGTGTttagaaatatttagtttagtttctacatttagaaatcttttgggtcaatgtgttttgtgtgtttgtttagttAAATTAGATGAAAACAGATGTATTATTTATGACACAATTTCAATACTTGTATTCATTATAATGGCTTAGTGACTTGCATAACCTTTTAGCTCAGGTTGTACTGATTGTAGGGATATGAAGCACTCCAGTGTTAACTCAATGCACATcaacagtacatgcaaataactttagtcttgtggagagaaccatctggaagggcttttgAAACTGAATTCTACAACTGCCATTCAAAAGaaccttttctttatccattccAATTCATTTGTTGACATACTGATGTCAGAATCACATTTTTCTGTAAAGTTGTTTTGATGCATGTGATTAAAGTCACAGATGGAAAGTGGAAGTGTGGTGAGTGTGGAGGAATAGGAAAGAAGGCAGAGGGAAGTGAGACTATTACAAGGAAAGCCAGTAATAACTTGACGCTGTCTTGTGGTCAGGGGTCACATTGAAGGGCAGGTGAATTGAAATTGTACAGCGTTTGAGATAATCTATCACTTGGTTTATTATTTTGGTTTTCTACCATCAGAGATGCTCCAAAGGGTTTTATTGTAACAGTAAGCTCGGTTCAGAAGTGAGCAGAGCATTTATGGCTTTTATGGGACAAATGCATctggataataataataaaacgaAGCCTATAAGCTACACAATGAACATCAGTCCTTAGCAACCGactcataaaaaaaactatgtacTTTCTCTGTGGATTACTTACACACGTCTGTGCAATCAGACTGTTTACCTTGAACTCAATGCTCTTTAGGTATCATGGTATTTCTgttctgctgtttgttttttgtttttttgttgaacGTCATGAAGCTCACAGTGTTACATTTTGATTTAAATGTCACTGCAATTAGGGATTATGAACCCAGTTCTTCTTTATTTGTTGTACATTTCTGTAACATTTCTGTAACACATATTACTTGTAAATAATATAAGATCATAGAGAAACTGTTGCATGAAAATACATAAGAAATATGTTTAAACTGTTTAACTGTGCAAAAGTTGTCAACAGATGCCATAAGTGTTGGtggtcctttataaataaaagagTGTTAACTGTAGTGTCTTTAATACGCTGTCTTTGGCCATCCAAGATTGTAATTTGCATGGTAATTGAAGATATAAAGAAAATACCACATTTCAAGTTTGTTCAAATTTGTCAGTTTTCAACCTTTTCTCCAAAAGAGCAATTTAAATTTTAAGTATTGATCAGTTCTTCAGGACATATAGTCGGTCCTCCAAGACTACTGTACAAAAgtctgaaggtgtgtgtgtgtgtgtgtgtgcgtctgtctcttGGTTAGGTTcaaataagtatgtttgttacATAACTTATGTACGTACTTGAATACACTCTTAAAGGGAATTTCTAAATATTCAAGACAATGATGAGAAACAGAGACACGACAGATTTTAAAATGTAGCACTAACCTGTAAATATAATATAGCTTTTCACAAACcattattattgattattataaaaatgtacagCAGAGTTAAACCATCTCTTGCTGTTCATTTTACTGAACAGCATAATTCTCCTTCTTTAAGAACTACTGGATTTTTTAACAGGCAACCGTCTAACACACTCAAGAATAACAAAAGGAAAATGAAAGGGAATTACAAAATCAGGATTAAAGTGATTAAAGTTGAAATGGACACAAAGTcaggtaaaatataaaatattcccCATTCACATTTTTATATGACCTTCACAAACTTGTAGtttaatcattattattattattattattattattattattattattattattatagtgttGATTGTGAGGTGAGGTGTCAATGCAAAAGCGTCATAGTAAAACAGATTTAAAGTTAAACGTAAGTTCAGATCTTTCAGATAAAATGACAGTGACattattttcagtttttgaCTCCTTTTGTAAGAGGccacaatgttttttaaaacaactttCTTTTGTTATTTATCCACATCTgctttttttatattcaaatcaaatatgcacacacgcacacacgcacatacacctAGGGGTGAGCCTATTGAAGAAGTGATTAATGTCCTCATTCTAAAGTTCTAAAACTATATTGGTCCTGACAAAGATAGGAcaagaacagacacacacacaaacacacacacacatacacacacaaacacacacaccgaaaCAAACTGAAGttgcttgttttacagttttcttcggtttttttttttatttataaaggacaacacacattaatcaacatttctgtaaatgtgccagtgttagccagccagctaattttcaactgtagtcctttttAGATCAGAGTAGCAGGAAGCAGCAAGATATTAGTGCAGGTTAATCTATACAAACAGAAGTCAGAAGTTTCAGTGGAATCTATATTGTCAGTTTTATGAGAGGTcgttaaaaataatttaaatataagACAGTTAGCTAAAAGTGCTAAAAACTAGTTTCGGTTATGGTGCGGTTCCTCGTCCTTTACACCAGAGTTCCACCGCCGTGGCTGTTGAGGACCCTTGAAAACACTAAATCTTCGCCGTCGTCGCTTTCGTCATCTTTGACCTGCAGGGAATTCAGATGATGAGTTCACAGCAGTACTACCACACCTAGAACACTTTAGAAAACAGACAACATTTTTTCCATGGTAATGAAAGGGTGAGGTTTAATGCTGCCCAGTTTCTGTAGCTGACACATTAATTGTCCCTTTTGAAATGGCTCTGCTCCCACTCATCATGCTTGCACATGCTAATAAAACCAAAAGCTTGACAAACATTTGGAAAACAACAACTTGACTTTGTGACTCAGTAGTTATGTTCTAATGTTGTTGTTATATGTGTTCAGAACATGAACAATAAGACTGAATCACAGCATGAACGCTATCTGAGAACTGTGCTTCATTTGATTTATAGATTTGTTATTATCAATATTAGCAGCAGTAGTAAGGGGTGAACATTTATTTCAAGTAACCTCATTGCTGCTTTTCCATCTACTATGATGTAAAATCTGCACTATAGTGTCacataaattgatttttttgacaaagtatTGTGCTTTGAGAAAGGTACGAGTTACACAGTATCTGTGTGGTTATAatggttatattgttgtggcCCAAACAGGAGGGTTTTATATCTTAGATTGCTTTGTACTGTATTTTGAAAACCCTTTACTTCACCTGTGACTGAAGGCCCTGTGTATAATGTAACATGGGACAGCTCAGCCCTGTCTCAAAACTTAtgttcacatacagtacaactaaactgcattctcaattagGTTTCGATGGAAACATATTTCATCCCAATTGCTTTGACGTATcacaaatacatttctaatCAAAGTCCATATTCATTAGCTGCGTAAatcagtcaaacaaacacaggactttcacccaggagaccggtgTTTGTGTCCTGTACAAATCCAATTGTCAACGTTGAGTTATTTTAACTTACGTACATAAGTTAGGATACATAATGTACTCAACTGatgtcacatacagtacataatgtACTTAACTGatgtcacatacagtacataatgtACATAACTTACGTACATAAGTTAGCATACATAATG
This genomic interval carries:
- the LOC116046360 gene encoding C3a anaphylatoxin chemotactic receptor-like; the encoded protein is MSRNGSLSILKLSKNDQATTVDVDAIMDNVSIVLYTLTVVLGITGNFMVIWVAGFKLKPKVTNVWLVNLAIADLIFSFTRVFSLIKKLFFDHWPFGIFICKFNGFFKYANMFCSVFLLAVISLDRALCVWQPVFTKRRRTLWVARVVAVCVWSTSILFSAPYFVHRQVYPGKNNLSKCSLEVKEAKGGSSSTKLALYFIRFLCGFMLPFMVILICYILAGFGIRRTRLSGKSRPLRILASLVVAFFLCWAPYHCLLLVKMVDSKNAVVKIWHPLAKGVAYFNSCVNPLLYFCMGLDVRGRFRQSLAGVYKRALADDVDGQTTQSNDRSLDDSSGSKHSTVVVAGRSQTILGVAKV